A region of Takifugu flavidus isolate HTHZ2018 chromosome 2, ASM371156v2, whole genome shotgun sequence DNA encodes the following proteins:
- the marveld3 gene encoding MARVEL domain-containing protein 3 isoform X2: MRNGGSVLSHKALGSVAQAKVMARRNHDTSYHESRDKDYSHRGDRDTRDRNQTPRDVDKRGSAGDSRSKQTRERDATTASDMGTPARRDRHPEGPSRMSEEPWAYSPEDEHYEQHKSSLYNLRYILTSRGLCQLMELFVNLLITICAGVPYSNNGGYRNLAGLGGVYAYHFGGAGAFTGADADRVMELDRLFHQLKRPPYVFTMVCGGLLMVYACAALALGVFRVTYRWPPVLLGEALLNALIALGYIPGMAFYFIKLRETYDDPICKEREQMYKSKGHQGFECQFHGADVAGGLFAAVGVFVFIVGAVLAVRAFRSVRELKKQRRNQDNHL; the protein is encoded by the exons ATGAGGAACGGTGGAAGCGTGCTCTCCCACAAGGCCCTGGGCAGCGTTGCACAG gcGAAGGTGATGGCCAGGAGAAACCACGACACAAGTTATCACGAGAGCAGAGATAAGGACTATTCACACAGGGGAGACCGCGACACCAGAGACCGCAACCAAACGCCCAGAGATGTGGACAAGAGAGGCTCTGCTGGTGACAGCCGTTCCAAACAAACCCGAGAGAGGGACGCGACAACTGCCTCTGACATGGGGACGCCTGCCCGCAGGGATCGCCACCCTGAAGGGCCCTCGAGGAT GTCTGAAGAACCATGGGCGTATTCCCCTGAAGACGAGCACTATGAACAACACAAATCCTCTCTTTACAATCTCAGATACATCTTGACCAGCAGAG GCCTCTGCCAGCTCATGGAGCTCTTCGTCAATCTGCTGATCACCATCTGCGCTGGCGTGCCGTACAGCAACAACGGCGGCTACCGTAACCTGGCCGGCCTGGGCGGAGTCTACGCCTACCACTTTGGGGGGGCCGGCGCTTTCACAGGAGCCGACGCCGACAGGGTGATGGAGCTGGACCGCCTCTTTCATCAGCTGAAGCGGCCCCCGTATGTCTTCACGATGGTCTGTGGCGGGCTCTTGATGGTCTACGCCTGTGCCGCGCTCGCCCTGGGGGTGTTCAGGGTCACGTACCGGTGGCCCCCGGTGCTGCTGGGGGAGGCTCTGCTCAATGCCCTGATAGCGCTGGGCTACATTCCCGGGATGGCCTTCTACTTTATCAAGCTGCGGGAAACGTACGACGACCCCATCTGTAAGGAGCGCGAGCAGATGTACAAAAGTAAAGGTCACCAGGGCTTCGAGTGCCAGTTCCACGGCGCCGATGTCGCCGGCGGCCTCTTTGCGGCCGTGggggtgtttgtttttatcgtGGGCGCGGTGTTGGCGGTCAGAGCGTTCAGGTCGGTGCGGGAgctgaagaagcagagaaggaaCCAGGACAATCATCTCTAA
- the marveld3 gene encoding MARVEL domain-containing protein 3 isoform X1 — translation MYAHLKYKVEILNERRTWWSQGAWLRAGERQEERIKQEVLNSGVLSSSLVKEARNLGFATSQAKVMARRNHDTSYHESRDKDYSHRGDRDTRDRNQTPRDVDKRGSAGDSRSKQTRERDATTASDMGTPARRDRHPEGPSRMSEEPWAYSPEDEHYEQHKSSLYNLRYILTSRGLCQLMELFVNLLITICAGVPYSNNGGYRNLAGLGGVYAYHFGGAGAFTGADADRVMELDRLFHQLKRPPYVFTMVCGGLLMVYACAALALGVFRVTYRWPPVLLGEALLNALIALGYIPGMAFYFIKLRETYDDPICKEREQMYKSKGHQGFECQFHGADVAGGLFAAVGVFVFIVGAVLAVRAFRSVRELKKQRRNQDNHL, via the exons ATGTATGCTCATTTAAAATACAAGGTAGAAATATTAAATGAACGTAGAACATGGTGGAGCCAGGGGGCGTGGCTTCGTGCAGGTGAGCGTCAGGAGGAAagaatcaaacaggaagtgttgaacAGTGGAGTTTTGTCATCGTCTTTGGTCAAAGAAGCCAGAAATCTTGGATTTGCAACTTCACAG gcGAAGGTGATGGCCAGGAGAAACCACGACACAAGTTATCACGAGAGCAGAGATAAGGACTATTCACACAGGGGAGACCGCGACACCAGAGACCGCAACCAAACGCCCAGAGATGTGGACAAGAGAGGCTCTGCTGGTGACAGCCGTTCCAAACAAACCCGAGAGAGGGACGCGACAACTGCCTCTGACATGGGGACGCCTGCCCGCAGGGATCGCCACCCTGAAGGGCCCTCGAGGAT GTCTGAAGAACCATGGGCGTATTCCCCTGAAGACGAGCACTATGAACAACACAAATCCTCTCTTTACAATCTCAGATACATCTTGACCAGCAGAG GCCTCTGCCAGCTCATGGAGCTCTTCGTCAATCTGCTGATCACCATCTGCGCTGGCGTGCCGTACAGCAACAACGGCGGCTACCGTAACCTGGCCGGCCTGGGCGGAGTCTACGCCTACCACTTTGGGGGGGCCGGCGCTTTCACAGGAGCCGACGCCGACAGGGTGATGGAGCTGGACCGCCTCTTTCATCAGCTGAAGCGGCCCCCGTATGTCTTCACGATGGTCTGTGGCGGGCTCTTGATGGTCTACGCCTGTGCCGCGCTCGCCCTGGGGGTGTTCAGGGTCACGTACCGGTGGCCCCCGGTGCTGCTGGGGGAGGCTCTGCTCAATGCCCTGATAGCGCTGGGCTACATTCCCGGGATGGCCTTCTACTTTATCAAGCTGCGGGAAACGTACGACGACCCCATCTGTAAGGAGCGCGAGCAGATGTACAAAAGTAAAGGTCACCAGGGCTTCGAGTGCCAGTTCCACGGCGCCGATGTCGCCGGCGGCCTCTTTGCGGCCGTGggggtgtttgtttttatcgtGGGCGCGGTGTTGGCGGTCAGAGCGTTCAGGTCGGTGCGGGAgctgaagaagcagagaaggaaCCAGGACAATCATCTCTAA
- the marveld3 gene encoding MARVEL domain-containing protein 3 isoform X3, producing the protein MARRNHDTSYHESRDKDYSHRGDRDTRDRNQTPRDVDKRGSAGDSRSKQTRERDATTASDMGTPARRDRHPEGPSRMSEEPWAYSPEDEHYEQHKSSLYNLRYILTSRGLCQLMELFVNLLITICAGVPYSNNGGYRNLAGLGGVYAYHFGGAGAFTGADADRVMELDRLFHQLKRPPYVFTMVCGGLLMVYACAALALGVFRVTYRWPPVLLGEALLNALIALGYIPGMAFYFIKLRETYDDPICKEREQMYKSKGHQGFECQFHGADVAGGLFAAVGVFVFIVGAVLAVRAFRSVRELKKQRRNQDNHL; encoded by the exons ATGGCCAGGAGAAACCACGACACAAGTTATCACGAGAGCAGAGATAAGGACTATTCACACAGGGGAGACCGCGACACCAGAGACCGCAACCAAACGCCCAGAGATGTGGACAAGAGAGGCTCTGCTGGTGACAGCCGTTCCAAACAAACCCGAGAGAGGGACGCGACAACTGCCTCTGACATGGGGACGCCTGCCCGCAGGGATCGCCACCCTGAAGGGCCCTCGAGGAT GTCTGAAGAACCATGGGCGTATTCCCCTGAAGACGAGCACTATGAACAACACAAATCCTCTCTTTACAATCTCAGATACATCTTGACCAGCAGAG GCCTCTGCCAGCTCATGGAGCTCTTCGTCAATCTGCTGATCACCATCTGCGCTGGCGTGCCGTACAGCAACAACGGCGGCTACCGTAACCTGGCCGGCCTGGGCGGAGTCTACGCCTACCACTTTGGGGGGGCCGGCGCTTTCACAGGAGCCGACGCCGACAGGGTGATGGAGCTGGACCGCCTCTTTCATCAGCTGAAGCGGCCCCCGTATGTCTTCACGATGGTCTGTGGCGGGCTCTTGATGGTCTACGCCTGTGCCGCGCTCGCCCTGGGGGTGTTCAGGGTCACGTACCGGTGGCCCCCGGTGCTGCTGGGGGAGGCTCTGCTCAATGCCCTGATAGCGCTGGGCTACATTCCCGGGATGGCCTTCTACTTTATCAAGCTGCGGGAAACGTACGACGACCCCATCTGTAAGGAGCGCGAGCAGATGTACAAAAGTAAAGGTCACCAGGGCTTCGAGTGCCAGTTCCACGGCGCCGATGTCGCCGGCGGCCTCTTTGCGGCCGTGggggtgtttgtttttatcgtGGGCGCGGTGTTGGCGGTCAGAGCGTTCAGGTCGGTGCGGGAgctgaagaagcagagaaggaaCCAGGACAATCATCTCTAA